A stretch of DNA from Cannabis sativa cultivar Pink pepper isolate KNU-18-1 chromosome X, ASM2916894v1, whole genome shotgun sequence:
AATGATGGTAAAACTGAGCTTGACACCGTCGGAggaaaaataagagaaaatCTAGAGTGCCTTAAATTTTTCTGGTTTGAGTTCTAAGAAATGTGAAagtgaaaatttgaaaaagaaagagatAAAAGACATTTATAGATCCACAAGAGTGACTCGAGCCATCACTCATCCAACGGTCTCACTTCAAATTTGTGTAAACTCCCACAATCCAATGGCCATAGCAAGACTGTTAGAGGCATGAGTGTAAACAGACGGTTACACTACTCAAGCACCAATTTGACACCCTGCAATTAATAGGAGCATCGAAATCAAGTAAAAGGAAAACCGAATCGACTTCACTAAAATGGAGGGGAAATATTGAATAACATTAAAGATTGTCACGCGTGTTGCCTACGGAACTTAATGTCAGCACTTCGAGAGATAAGCTACAAGCCCCATTTCACAAAATGGTAAAATGggacttgggggtaaatgttgcctgAAATTTCTCCCAAAATATGTGGCACTTCAAGAGTAAGCCATTTGGTAATGGGATCCTCACTACGGGGCGTGTCATATTAAGTCGCCTCTGAAGCCTAGTAATTGGCAAGACTTTTGAGAGATTAGTCACATCTGGAAGGATCCACCATGAGGATAAGAGTTTCCTCTCTTCTTCTCCGAAAGTAAAATCGACCCAGAAAAGAGATAGAAGGACAAGCGGAGCATGGTGCGCTGCTCAAGGTTAAATTACTATACACGCATTTAATGCGGTATGAGGAAGAACATCCTACACAATACTCTTAAAATACGTGCTCAAGAATGTAAACTCATAATTCTCTAATTTTACAATACCTCATACATCATTTGACGGCTACATTATGAGCTATCCAATCATTAGCAAGAGACAAGTCTAGTCTCACTAAGCGCCTATAATGAGCCTAAGCTCATCATAAAGAATAGACAATCATGCCCTATATTCAAGTCTGGGAAATTGTGCAAAGTATGTTCATACAAATACGATAATGGTTGTATTTTTACCACTATTATGAGCCTATAAATAGTCGAATGATGTACGGAAGAGGGGAATTCTCTGTAAAAAAAATACTGATTAATAAcagtgactcgtggactaaggttcATTAATGcaccaaccacgtaaaaacttCTCTTCTTTTAACTtccattaattattataaacaaCTCTAACtagtagttgccgaaaatctcggtcaacagaaaaaattttaaaaaaattaatataattaaagatatatgttaattccatttttggcatatttaattgacaaaaatattttattatttaatgtatatttcggctggcatatattgatatggtttccatatttgtgtaaatcaaacttgaaaggaaagttgtctagctttcctatttttggaaaaaaggtaaaaatggtaagtttggttacccatttcgtttttatctaaccagctgtgtaatctgatcttgtgttgagtttcccattttcttagatcaggtttcttgaagagaaaactggagctagactttccttttctataaaaggaaagttgtagttactgcccacgattctgtatgtacagaaacggaaattcctggactgattgaagaattattttagggaagtttctagtgggttgaggtcttgttcagaccgaatgtaaactgtctatgagatgtatattcattataaatacatcttatagctgctaggttttgtatctctttcacacacttagaattgctttcatatcttaaggaaagagtgtctttgtttagtacctctcttggtacctctcttgtatctttgaatttcattcatatctttagaaaagagagtctttgatttgtagagaagagttgttctactcttactctgtttatttgttgtttgtattgtcttgagtctgtattcaagtctacaacgaagaagaacatcagtgcaccttcgggagaagggtatttacaagctttcgggagattgcttttgaagtcttgcatcgggaggatacaagcacacaaccttcgggagatggttgtataggctttcgggagatagcctttaagccttgaatcgggaggattcaagcactcttcaaggtgatcgaagggagttcgagcacttggagttttatcaagattcggttagtaggtggaatacatcaagcttgcggcatacaataagagggagtctatttatgcataagtcaattactttgtatttttgataccgatctaatgactcttatctctgggcgtggccccgtggactagtaacaatctgaaaggattgttgaaaccacgtacaaaaatcttgtgtgtttttacttttatgcctttgtttgtttttaaggTTTCTCCGGAGTTACGAGTTGCATTCGTAACTACGGAAAAGCATTTTCGAAgattttattattccgcatttaattaatcatttaattaaataatcaaactgggaatattaaaatacggaatttcaatatATATCTTATACAAATAGAAATTATCAAATTGGAGTTAAACTATAAATTTTTGGgtgcatataatttttttttatattttaatattaaataatagcaTTGGATATATAATGATGAAATAATACTACATTCGAGAGAGGTTTTTGTACTGCAACTCCAAATTGCACCAACACAGATTAATACTAGTTAATcttaattacaataattaacaataatttataataattatattaaaatataatacgaAGAATCCACCACTTAATCTTAATTACACTAAGATATTAGTATAGAGCATAGCTATAACAGTAGTGTCTAATACTTTTTAAAAGTAgtatcttaaaattaattagtaatattttataataattattaaattaaattatataaaacttaatatttaattttacaaatagaaaaagagaaatattaaaAGGTACTAATAGTGACTAAGCAAAAGCCccctgaaaaaaaataaaaaaaaatgtatatatgtattttaattagttacaatatatatttatcataaaaGATGATATATAGAGACATAATACTAATTTTGGTGTAATGACTAAGTTAGAATCAATGGTTCAAATCCCACTAAAattactttaattttctttttaaatttatttttgctcttgccttacaaaaaaaattatgcccTTCACTTTAAATTCTGAACCCGTCACTGTTCTTAATACCCGTTTACGTATTAACCAATTCTAAAGTGACAcatctaaaaaatattaagtacaAATGGTACTCAATATCAATACTTAAAAAGAGTATTGTTATTAAACACTACTAGTGTCTAGTATCTTCTACTTCTACAGGTGTTATCTTATGATTGattagtaatatttttaaagttatgagacaaactaattaattaaactaataatggtattagactaaaaaaaatataataagcaTCAACAGTCCCTTTTAACTATTCTTAtcaataaataagaaaattagtaAAAGACACCATTACTATCTAAGTACTCACCTCAGTATAATTAgtttaactaaatatcatatCCTTTATATAACtaggaaaattaatttttaaaaaatataattaattagtactTATAGAAGGTATTGAACATCTCACTAGTAgccaatattaaataaaatatgtaaagaGAGGATTAGGTTGGACAAAAGGGGGATTATAGAGTCACTTCCATAATAGGGGTAGGGGTATAGGGGTAGGGGAGAGTGGCTCTATAAACGAGGTCAAAACCCCCAATCAAAAAAGTCTTCTTCAAAGTTCAAACCAAATCCCGCTCTTACCCCACTACCCGACAACTTTTTTCCCTCTTCACATgccaacaaaacaacaaaacaaacttTCAAACCCCCCCAACAAAACAAAATCTAAACTAAACACAGTTTAtcaaacataaaaatacattatcatcattacatatatacataaaagaATATGTTCAAAAtttgttttgaatttatttatcacataaataatatattgtccaAATAAAAGGGGTATGGTCCAAAAGTTAGAGAGAGTTTTGCCCAAAACCATCgaatatatagagagagaagaagtagactttcttttccttttttttttccctttattATACACAAATGCTCATCTTTATATCTAATGCCTCTTTTGCCCCTCTTCTCTCATATCATGAAATGCCATTTTGCCACCTATCACCATTGCTTAACTCTCCCTCAAGCCTTTTCCACAGAAAGGGCATTGTtggaaaatcaaagaagaaatgGGAATGAAAGGTGGAGAAAAAAGCATGCCTAAATAATAGGCTAATAAATCCCATGCATTGAAATGAGATATTAATTACCATAAATTAAATATGGAGtcttttttgtttctttctttttcctcttttttttttttcttcaatcatAGATTCAAAATGAGAAAACGACGACGTTCTttctttactttttcttttacttttttcttAAGGAGGGCTTCCAACAATGTCGACAAAGACTCGGCTAAGCGCCGAAGGCATTCTCATCTTCTGATTATCGTCCTCACTGGTTCTGATCTTCTTGAACAAATTCTGTCGACCCTTTGGAGAAGAAGATACTGAAGATTCAGCTGACCACGAATCATTTGAGTTATCTGAGCTGAAAATGGCGTCGATAATGCCACTTGGGCTACCTGGAACTACCTCGTTCTTGCGTTTAAGTGGGTTGTTATAGGCGTTGGAAAGCTCGATTATGAGTTTGTAGCAGTCGTTTACTTTTTCCTGTtaaaattatgtaaaaaaaCCCATAATAAATACCAAATTAATGAAAACGGTTTTGACTTGAAAAGATTAGTAAACCATTAACGaaccttgtttattttaagAACACCCAGAAGCTGGTTTTGGTAATCAATGGCTTTACATGGCTCAACATGGTCAATGACTCTCATCATAGTTGCAGTAGCCAATACAGATGGAAGGTAACAGACGAATCTTGAATctataaaatatatgaaaaatgaTGAGAATTCTGACTGAAACATACTACGCTATGTGATATTCTTTGTTCATATCGAAAAATACAAATCACTTTATGGGGATTATGAAGGAAAAAGATTCAACCGTTAAAGAACTTGTTACCTGAGACTAGAGAGAGGAGAAGACGTTCACAGCGCCTGAGAAACTCCCAATGGAGATGGGATTTCAATCCAAGCCTCCTTATGATATGGTCGAGGAATGAAAGGGGAGTCACTGGGTGCATCTTCCATTGGAGAGTTGAAAGTACTAAAAGCTCCATTCTTTGAATTGTTTTGGCTTCAAACATGTATTTTGCATCACTCACCTAAAAGAAATTACAGTTAAAACTTCGAaatgaaagagaagaagaagaagaaaaatggaAGAGATAAGTTATATGTGAACATACTTGGAGATCTAGAAGAAGAGGGACTTCAGTTTCTTCAACTTTTGCAGCTAAAGAGAGACAAGTTACAGCCACGAGCTGAACCATCCATGGCTTATCACTCTGAAAATTTAGGCTTGAGAGAAACCTGTCCAAGTAGTTAATGGCTAAAACAGCAGTGAGAGCTGTAAAACCATAATGGGCATTGACTTTTAGAACCCATTCTACAGCCTGACGACGAACCAGACTGAGTGTAGAAGAAGAGTGCGGGAATAGATAGTAATGAGTTTGTTTAAGCTGCTCTTCTTTGgtaaaaagagagagaagctcTTCGTCTTCCCAAAACAGGTCTTGTTCAAGTAAGAACAGAGGAAACAGAGAAGggttattatcattattagtGCTGTAAACTTCACTcttatcatcttcttcatcttccCATTTCTCTTCTTCACAGTAGAGAGTGTCAAGTAAAGATAGAGAAGGGTTTTGTTGCTCTTCTTCTACATTCATtgccattttcttcttcttcttcttcaaagaGATGAGGTTTCAGAGTTCTCTCTCACACTCACTCACTCTGTTTTATgttagagagaaaaagaaaagtaagaaaaaCTCAGTGTTCTTTGGTTCTTCTCAGTCTCATCTCTTCTCTGAGTGTCCctaactttctctctctacgtCTATCGAGCTGAGACTCCTTTTATTTTGTAGTGCAGTGAGTGAgaaaagagagggagagagatagGCTTCAATTTTCAGCAGAGAGGTTTTCACGCTTGTCCTTTTTtacgaaaaaagaaaaataatgtaataaataagttatttaagatttttctttaaattgTGTTTCTTGAACTTCTTACCTAGTTACTAATAATCATAAACTATTCACAgtattataaattagttattgggtgactatttaatggttacatttttattgtaaccatatggttacatttttttgacCTAATAGTAGACtttctttttttagaattaattaattataattaactattttcttaaaataattaattaaatagtagacattcttttttagaattaattaattataattaactatttttttaaaataattaattaaatattcaacaagacctctttttgcaattaatatttatattgattAATAACATAATTGCTTAAAGCATTTTCAATGATAGCATCCTTTAAGTATGCTAAAAATCTACACATCAtcgaaaaatataatattttatttcatctCTCTTTCACgttattttttatattcttaCTTCAAAAAACACTCTAATGTAtagcatttttcaaaaatactataattattatctcacacataattatttaataatatatattctaatttttagttttaataactttttagcttcaattttttattaaaaaaaataaatagcatCAATGCTAATGGCATCCTTTTCTTTTTAATAGTATAGCatctcaaaattttattatataatatgtcTACTTCAGTAAGTATTCTTTAAATTTTTAGCATTAGAGATGTTGTTAACCAATTGTCACGTCAGTAACATGTCAAACACCATgtgtataataaattaaaaaaaatattttagttttaccTAAATTTTTCAATCAAATTTTAgttattgattttttaaaaatacataattttttttaatttaaattatatatatagtgttgACATGCTAATTAACTtatatcattattttatttgtcaCGTGGAATAAAACTTGAAAGAAGAATCAATTTAATTTAACGagctaaaaaaaatttagagaCACATATTCATACAAAAATGCTAAATAGCCTaataaataagaaagaaaagaaaaagaaataaaattgtgttgAAAAGATAGACCGTCCGATTAGATTGATCTTGTGGTGCCACGTGTAATGTACTATGGCATGCGACTTTTCTCTTCTTTCTAATTTCTATATCTGTATCTGAAGATATGGCTAAAGGAATGGAGAATTTTGTCTTTGGActtatttaaagaaaaataataataataaataattaaataggaaaacaATAAgtcataatttaatttaattttttttttggtagtaATTTTTGTGCTTTCGGTGGGTTTCGTTGGGGGGCAGAAGAAATTAGAAGGGCACACACACCAAGTTGGGCCCACGAAAACAACCTCTAATACAAGCCAAATAAAGTCACTGTGCTGTTGGAAACACACCACAAAACAACTCACCCattagtgtgtgtgtgtgtatgtgtgACTCTCTTATGCTTTGTTTGGTAAGAGTGATTGGAAGATTAAttatgaattgatttttttatgtgTTGGGCTAGAAGGAAAGGGCTAAGGAGGGAAAgatagtattgattgcaaatcTATTTGAGTCCACAAAAACTATAAGATGTGAAaatgttgattttattttatttattttttttttttgaggaaaatGTTGATTTTATTTGTGATTGTAATTATATCCTTGAATATAGTGTTGTGCCAGATTTTTTAATACGATACGAAATCGGTACGAGCACCatcaaacataaaaaatatagatttaGGTAGgacataaaaaaaatgtagattTAAGCATGAAAAACCTCGAAAACAGAACAAGTAAACACAAATAATCTAGCTCGAGTGCAATACAC
This window harbors:
- the LOC115702964 gene encoding cyclin-D3-1, yielding MAMNVEEEQQNPSLSLLDTLYCEEEKWEDEEDDKSEVYSTNNDNNPSLFPLFLLEQDLFWEDEELLSLFTKEEQLKQTHYYLFPHSSSTLSLVRRQAVEWVLKVNAHYGFTALTAVLAINYLDRFLSSLNFQSDKPWMVQLVAVTCLSLAAKVEETEVPLLLDLQVSDAKYMFEAKTIQRMELLVLSTLQWKMHPVTPLSFLDHIIRRLGLKSHLHWEFLRRCERLLLSLVSDSRFVCYLPSVLATATMMRVIDHVEPCKAIDYQNQLLGVLKINKEKVNDCYKLIIELSNAYNNPLKRKNEVVPGSPSGIIDAIFSSDNSNDSWSAESSVSSSPKGRQNLFKKIRTSEDDNQKMRMPSALSRVFVDIVGSPP